From the genome of Bacteroidota bacterium:
AGAAGACGACAATGTCCATCGGAAATTTTTCCGGACGAAGATGCGTATTAAAGAAATGGATCGTAAAGATGAATCCTGTTGCCAGTAACGCTTCATCACTGTGAATAATTGTAGCAACATTCAGCGCCCATCCCGGAAGAAATTTTGTAAAGAATTCCGGGAACCAGAGAGTTGCTCCGGTCGAACCGATGACAAAAACTCCCCAGAAGACGGCAAAGTAATCGAACTTTTCCCAATAGGTCCATCTGCCGTATTGCGGACGCGGGCCTTTTCCAATGAACCATTTCACCGAATCAATTGCATCAAACAAATCCTTCTTCATCGGTATGAGGGAATCTTTTCCAAAGAGAAGATTTTTCCAGGTGCCGAACTCTTTCTTCCTTCTTCGGAACAAATCATAAATGTGCGTCACAAAAATACCAACCAGAAATGTTGCCGCAACACGATGGACATAACCGGCTGATTCAAATCCTCCAAAAAATCTTGATACGATGCTTGCCCAGCCGGTATAGGAAAACTTCAACGTCATTCCGGTCAATGCAAGCGAGATGAAACTGACAACCATGACGATGTGCAGGATTCGATTTAATCTGCTGAAGCGTTGATACTGTGGTTCATTGGCATGTTCTTGCTCAACTTTAATATGCTCTTTCCTCATCTGCCATGCACGGGGAAGCCACAAAAGCGTATGCACTCCAAAAATAGCAAATGTTCCCACCACAAGAGATGTCATAGCCCAAAATACCCAAAAGAGAATTGGATACTTATCAGGATCGTGGTGAGTAGCGTGTGTTAAATAACCGGCAAATCTTCTATTTGCACCGGGATGACATTTCTGACAAGTCTGCACTACATTTTGCCTGCTTAAATGTGATTCCGGATTAGCAATCGGCAAAATATCGTGCGAACCATGACAATCGTAACATTTTGCCGTCTTTGTATATCCGAGTTGCGCCACCTTCCCATGATATGTTTCGAAATATGTTTTGGTAATCTCATCATGGCATTTTCCGCAGGTTGTCATTACTCCAAGTTTAAACCCTTGTGCATCAGTGCGATTGATGGTGTGAGCGGTATGGCAATCGTTACAAACAGGTAAAGGCTTATCCGATTTGGAAACCAATCGAGAGTGTATGCTCTTCGAAAATTTTTCTTCAATGCCGTGATGACATTTGCCACAGGTTGTTGGAAGATTTTTAGCGTTGACGCTCGACGTTGTATCCGATTTTGGTAGTTCGCGATGTGACGTGTGACAGTCTGTACATTTAGCGGTGACGGTCAATCCGCTCTTTGCCAAACCTTTACCATGAATACTTTCCGCATAGTGATTGATAATGTCGTGCTGCTCACCTTTGTAGCGTAACGCAGCTTTCTTTCCTTCCTGATGGCAGCGTGCGCATAGAGTCGGGACATTAATGGAAAATATCGGTGATGATGGATCAGCTTTCCCTTTCACTCCGTGAGTTCCGTGACATTCCTTACAGGTTGGAGCATTCTGATCATTTTTTGCAAAAAATTTGCCATGCGTACTCAGTTTATATTGGTCACCCACTTCCGTATGGCATTGGGCACAATCAACTTTTTTTGTGATTGCATCGCAGGGACGAGTGTGTGAAGATTTTACTTCGCTGTGACATTGACTGCAGGCTATCTTGGGGCCATGTTTCGAAGCGGCATATTCGCTGACATCAACAAACAGGGAACGACCGTCTTTTGAAGACTTCACATCTTTTTTCTCATGGCATGTCAAACAATCTTTGTTTGCCATTCCTTGATCGTAAAACACTTTTCGTGCTTTATGCGGTTGATGGCAATCTACACAGGCAGGAAGAACATTTGCCTCTTTTTCCCAGAGCTTTCCATTAATCACTTTTCGATGGACAGCTTCAATTTGCGAATGACATTTTTGACATGTGTTGGCAATATTTTTTCTGTTAATAGAAGATCGTGGATCGGTATGCGGAAGAATAAGATGCGGTGAATGACATGATGCGCACGTTGCGGCAACGGATAATCCTTTTTTCAACAATCCTTCCCCGTGGATGCTTTCCGTATAATTCTCAATGATATGGTCTTGAGAGATGATTCCGCGCCGCATCACCGAAGTACCTTCTTTATGGCATTTACCGCAGGTATACGGAACCTTCATCGGTGAAACGGGAGAACGTTGATCCTTCACAGTCAGAATATCATGTTTCCCGTGGCAGTCGCTGCACGATGGTGCAAGAGGATCTCCTTTTGCTTTCAGCTTACCGTGGCGGCATTGTTCAAACAGTGCTTGCTGTGTATCGTGACAAGTACCGCATTGCACCGGAGTGATTGTTTCTTTGTGAGGAAGATTATTTGGATCGAATCCTTCGTGACAGGAAACGCATTCCAAGTCTTTGTGAATGGAAGTTCCGAATTTCTTTTCATCCACAAACAGCGGAATGGACTTCCCATTTTTTTCCATGGTCAGTGTATGGTCAGTATGACAAGCAAGGCACTCAGCCTTGTCTTGTGCATACACTGCCTCTGACAACAGGAGCAATCCTAAACAAACGGAAAGGGTAAAAATAAAAGATCGAATTGTCATGCGATGAGTTTTGTTTATTGAGCGTCCTTTTCCTTGGATTCTTTCTCTTCCTTGGATAATTCCTGTTCCTTAATCCTTCGCAATTCCAACGGATGTTCGTCGGCCATCTCCTCTTCTGAAATTGTTCCTTTCCACCAGGCAAGATTCATCGGATAGATATCCGGATTAAAGATAATGAAATAGAAATGCCACACAATAATTGCCAACGTTGCCAGCCATGCTTCGTAATAATGAACAACCCGTGCAACATCCCACCACGATTTTCCAATAATATTGATAAATGTTACATCAAACCAAAGAATAAACCCGGTAAACCCCATCACCATCGTTCCCCAGATCAACGCCCAATATTCCGCTTTTTCAATGTAACTGAATCGGTCAAGCAACGGTTTTTCCTTCGTAATGCCAAGATTGTATTTCGCTACATTCAGCGCATCATACACATCGGAAATCTTTGGTAATAAATCGCGAATCAACTGTTTACCGCGGGGAACAACGAAGATATAATAGATATGATATAACGAAGCCAAAATGATAATCACCGCAGAGGTGCGATGGATAATCCCACGAATATCGAATACTGATTCACTGATGGACCGGATGCTGACAACCCACCATGCATCGGGATACCGAAGCATGAATCCTGTCAACACTAGCGTGATGAAACTCAGTGCGAGCGCACCATGCTGGAATCGTTCGTTCAACGTCATTCGGACATATAAACTGTGTCCGATCTCATCCTCTTCGTAATCATAACCATGACGGCGATGACGTAAACGGCGTTTTGATTTGCGTCTGAAGTCGAGAAGATTGTGAATGGCCATTCCACCAATCGTCACAACAATCAATACAACATACAGATTCGACACAAAATAAATCAATTCATCTTCACTGTCCGACTGTGTGGTAATGTGTACTGCACCAACGGCAAAATTCTGTCCGGCTCCCGGATGACATTTTCCACAGGTGACGGCGAGATTGGATTTATGCACCCGTGAAAGTGAATCGCTCGACGGAAGAATATCGTGGAATCCATGGCAGCTTGCACAGTTTGCCGCTTCTTTGCTTCCGGATTTTACCGCAAGTCCATGATAACTATCATTGAATGTTTTTGCCCTACCGGTTGGAAGTCCGAATTTTTCGGACATCTTTACAGAACTATGACAGGGTGAACAGACTTCCTCAGAAACGTGTAATTTCGAAACAGGAGAATTCGGATCTTTTGTGCTTAATAATTTATGTTCTCCATGACAATCCGTACAGACCGGAGATGCATTATTTCCTTTTGCAAACGCTTTTGCGTGAATACTTGTTTTATATGTCTTAACAATATCCGCATGACACTGCGAACAGGTGGCGGGAATATTATGTTTATTGACTTTTGAATCTGCATGAGAACCTTTTTGCATATCATGACTGCTATGACAACTCACACAATTAGCCGCTTTACCATTTCCTGCTTTCAATGCTTTCGCATGAACGCTCTGTTCGTATGCATGAACGAATTCAGAAGCAACATCCTGTGTTGATTCTTTTTTTCCATGGCACGTTATACACATTTTTTCTTGCGCCACTTTTACGGCCACGGTATCTTTTCGCGCACCATTTGTCGGCATCAATACCGAATGGCACTTGACGCAGTTTGGAGCATTCGGAACTTTTGCCGCAAGAGCATCTCCGTGTGCTGATTTTAAAAACTTTTCTTTTTCACCGGCATGACATGTTCCGCAAGCATTCACAATATTAGCACGATTGAATTTTGATCCTTCCACTTTCGGAGAGACTACGTCATGTTTACCGTGACATTGTTTACAATTCTTACTCGGATCGGAGGTTGGGCTAAGAACTGTTTTGTGAAATTTATGCTTTTGTACATCTTTTTGATGGCACGTTGCACATTGAACAGGCTGAATTGTTTCCTTGTGAGGAATATTATTTGGATCAAATCCGGTATGGCAGGTAGTGCAATTGAATTTTTTGTGCGGTGAATTTTTTAGGTGGTCGTCATTGACAAACAGCGAAATGGTTTTCCCGTTTTTCTCCATCGTTAAAGAGTTGTCCGAATGACATGCAAGACAATCTTCTTTCGTTTGGGAAATTGCTGTGAGGTTGAAAAGAAAGAGAAAAGGAAGTATGCGTAAAAACATCTGGTATGCCTTAATTATCGTCTAAAGATCTTGAAAAAAACCTGAAAACACTGCACATCAAGAGACAAAGATTGTGCCGTCTATTTTCGATTAAAAATTCAACATTTTTGTTGGTTATTTTTTCAATTTTGACTCAATCTTATATTGCTTTTCTATAAATGAGAGGATTTTCACTGATTGAAGTAAATGTATAGAATATTCAGACAAATTACTCCGATTTAACAATGCGTTTCTCATTTTATTATGTTTCAAAAGGATGAATTCTTTTCGGAAAAAACGAGTAGAAAATACTGAGGTAAGAATACTCTATATCACTACAGAAAGTATATGTGGAAGAACAAAATACAGCACGGGGACACTTTTTCGAAAGGATTTCAGAATTGATTTTCTAGTACACTCGTCGGGAGTCGAACCCGAAACCTTCGGCTTCGGAGGCCGACGCTCTATCCAATTGAGCTACGAGTGCAGGTTTGTATTCCTAATTTACAAGAATCAAAATTAGGGAACAATATAATTCTCATCTTCAAAGAAGTGATATATTATTAGAAGTGATCTCAAAAATGAATTTTATTGTCATTCTCTACGAGTCGTAGACCGAACGAAGTCCCAAAGGGACGAATGAGGAATCTCGTTTTTATAATTGAAAACAAAATCGAGATTTCTCGATGCTTCGCATCTCGAAATGACAATGATTAGGTATTTTTGAGACTACTTCTAATGAAAGAATATTTCGTCCCTAACGGGACTTGACAATTGATTCGCTTGATTTTCTACAAATATCTCGTCTCTACCGGGACATCGGAACAAGCAAATGAGTCCAGGATTTTATCGGTTTTAAAAAGCACCGTAGGCACGTAATATTTGTAGAACATTACAATTTCCAAATTGAGAGTCCCTTTAGGTCGACGACTCGACTCGTCGAAGATGAGATAAGAAGAATTTTCAGTTTTGCGTAACATCAGTTACTTATTATTTACTCCATTGATCGGTCCTGAAGGAAGATGCGGGAAGTCCGTATTTATTGAACAACGTCCCCTCTACAATATTATGCCATGCGTACCGTACCGCAATTGGATGAAGAACCTCTGCGGAAGTGACAATTAATTTATCTTTTTTCACAATTACTGTTGCAGGTTTAAAAATGCTATCCTCTCCAGCAATTTGAACGTAATGTTTATTATTTTTAAGTATTAACCTTAATCCATCCGCATGATCAAAACTAATAATGATTGTGTTTTTAGAAATTTTGAATGATTTATACAACGGACCTGAATATTGCTTCTTCTTTTTATAATCCTTTGCCAGTGCCCATCGTGCAAGACGTTCACCCACTTCCTGTTTCTGTTTAGGATGAATATCTGAACTGTCCCCGATATCCATCGTCACGACCATTCCCGTTCCGGGAACAGAGAGCGTTTGAAATTGTGCTTCCCGTAAAAATTGTGACGGCGTCCTGTCCCCATATTGGAACGGAGCGATTTGAACAAAATAGAACGGAAAATTAATTTTCCAATCTTCTCTCCAATTTTTGATCATCAATGAAAACAATGCTTTGTATACTTCCGGCTTCCGGGTATTGCCTTCCCCTTGATACCATATCGCCCCTTTGATTGTGTATGGAATTAATGGTGCGATCATGCCATTATAGAGAGCAGTAGGCATTTGAAAAGAGACTTCCAATCCCAGCGGTGGACGGTGTTCAAGCTCATTAGTTGTGAGACTGAACAGATACAATTTATTATCTCTGAATTCCGCTGCGGGCATATATTTCCATTCACCAGTAAGAGAAATTTTTTCTTCGCTTTCGGCAGGATGAACATTCATTTCAGCACCAGGACCGTACAACCCTCCCCCTGCAATTAGATCAATCACCCGCACGGCGATGGAAAGAATGGAATCCTGAATTATTCCGGCAGGAAGAGTGTATTTTCGCAAGACATTCCAACCGGAACCTGTGTCCACTCCTCCCACATTGATGCCGTTAACATACGTCGCATCGTAATCATCAATCGGTCCGAGTTCCATGATCAGCTCTTTATTCCGCCATTCGTTCGGTATCTGAATCTGTTTTCGGAACCAGATGACACCGTTAAAATTTCCAACCTGTGTCTCTTCCCAAAGTGTCGGAAGATCCATGCGTGCCCAGCTGCTGTCCTGGTAATTTTTTCCCGTCACAATGGAATCATTCAAATCCAGCGATTTCCAATTAGTGGTGATCCTTCGTTGTTCCACATCGAGAATTTTATGCGATTCCATCCATGAGATAAATATTTCGTAATCTCTTTTGCTCTTCGCAACCTGTTCGGAAAAATTCTTATAATCTTCATGCATCGATATGTATAGTTCGTTTGTCCATGCCTCAACAGGAGTTCCTCCCCACGTCGACTGAATCAAACCAATCGGTACCTTTAGTTCGTGAAACAGATTTCTTCCAAAAAAATACCCAGCCGCGCTGAATGATGCCGCCGTTGCGGGTGTGCACACCTGCCAAGTACCGGTGCAATTAAACTGCGGCGTTGAGGCAATCGTCCGCTTTACGGTAAACAGTCTGATCATAGGATAGTTTGCTTCCCGCAGTGCGCTCACGGTATCAGTCGGAGGCCATCCTTCCACCGGCATATCCATATTGGACTGGCCGGAACAAATCCATACTTCGCCAATTAACACGTTAGTATAGACGATCGTTGAATCGCCAATACGCAGATTCACAGTGTATGGACCGCCGGCTTTAGGGGTTGAAATAAACGTTTTCCATGCACTATCGGCGCCAACAACTGCTTTCCCCTTTGCTCCCCACGATGTTGATATATCGACATTCTGCTTCGGAACAGCCCTGCCCCAGATTGGAACGCTGGACTTTTGCTGAAGGACCATATTAGTGGAAAATATCGCCGGCATTTGCAAATAGTCAGTGGAATCAGACTGAGCTGAAACGAGTGCAAAACAAATAACTATGCTGAAGAATAATTTCATAAGCGTGAGGATTATGTGATAGTGAGTAACGGGGACTTTTTCAAATACAGAAATGAACGGAAAGTCACTGTTTGTATAATTTATATTGTATCAGATTTTTTTCCTCTATGCAATCACACGAACGTGTTATTTTCTTAACTCACTGGAAATACTATTTAACTGATGTGATACATTGCGATGGAATCAAAAAAATAAATGTTATATCAAATGAGTGACAAACTACCGAGACAGAATAGCAACAAAAAAAACCTCCGACATCAACGATATATAACGATACGTCTTATCAGAAAATTACATTGTCCTGTATAGTACGGACTCCTTTATGTACAAACAATAATTTATTCGTATATTTATTAAAAGTTTCTGTAACTACTCAGCAGAATTACATAAAAATTCAAAAACATGCCGCCAAAACACGTAAGTGCGCAAAAAGAATTTGAGTCATTATCCCAAAAAGGTTGGTTCTATTTTGTGTTTTCGTGTTTTAGTGGCAAAAAATCATAACCGCTGAGAAGTTACAAGTTTCTTTAAAAAATCAGATTATGGAAGTACCAATAAATTTCAAAAAATAAAGGATAAAAATGAGCAGCGAACAAAAATGTCCAAAATGCAATTCTGAACATGTATACCAAGATATGAATTTATGGGTTTGCCCTGAATGTTTTCATGAATGGGATCCTTCTGAACTGGCAAAAGCAGTTGAAGAAGAGACACAAACAACGACATTTCTCGATTCGAATGGAATTATTCTTAATAATGGAGATACTGTAACAGTAATCAAAGATTTAAAAGTAAAAGGCTCTCCATCGGGAATTAAAGTCGGAACAAAGGTAAAGAATATCCGTTTAGTTGAAAGCAATGATGGCCACAATATTTCTTGTAAAATCGATGGGATCGGAGCGATGTTTTTGAAATCAGAATTTGTTAAGAAAGCATAATATCTTCTTATATGCGATACGTTCTGAAATAAAAAAGGGAGTAACTACTCAGCAGAATTATATAAAAATTCAAAACCGTGCCACCAAATCCCGCCAAACAACTAGTCGGGCAGGCACGAAAACACGAAAGTGCGCAAAAAGAATTTGAACCTAATTAACTATAATTTGCAAATCTGTAAATGATTTTACGGCATATTTTCAATGCTATTTCAGCAATATTATTTTTTTAATCTCATAATATTCATTCGCACAAAATCTTAAAAAATAGATGCCACTTGGAAGATTTTCTGCATTAATTGATTGAGTGTATATACCTTTTGACTTATTCTCGGAAAGAATATATTGTACGTGTCTCCCGAGAATATCTATTAATTCGAGTTTTACGAATGCATCCGACTTAAGACTATACACGAAGGATGTCGTCGGATTGAATGGATTGGGATATGCATTTGAGATTGAATATTCAAGTTGAATATTTGAAGATTTGACAATCCCATTTTGCGTTCCTTGAATGATATATTTAAAAGCGTAATACATTGGTTTGCTAAAGCGATAATGCATTGAATTTCCAGCCCAGTTTAGAACACCAATCGAGAAATATGATACATTATCCGATAAAAATAGTGAACTACCACTTTGTCCTTCTATACCGTTGATATTGTAACCAATGCCATCTTTATTTATTACGTCCAAAATCCCATAATTGTAATACAATGTGTCCCCATTGAATATTCTTGTAGAATCGTCTCTATCAATGGTTCCTGGATAACTAAATTTATGCAACACTTTGTTTTTTAAGGAACTGTCTTGTTGATAGAATGATATTCCTATCCATCCAATTGACAATCCTATAGGTTCACGAACTTTGATAAGGGCTACATCTTGAGAAAGATAATAGTCATCTATGTTTATTTTAGGAATTATATAAGTAGAACTGAATGACTTGTTCAGTAATTGGTTCTCTTTACCATTATCAAACCCTGGGATGACCAATACACTATCTATAAATGATGAAATATTGGTTGAATCGAAAATGTTATAGAGACAATGACTAGCTGTTAAAACTAGATCTTTTGAAACCAATATCCCACTGCACGTAGGAAATGATTGACCATTTTTGTAAGCGATTATTTTTACTGCAGTTCGAATTGGATAATCTGAAACAGAGAAGAGTTTTTGCGCTGGAGTAAAATCGGTGAACCCTGCACCCGGAAAAACATTAGATGGTTTTATCAACGGTAAATGAGATAATCCAGACAGCGAACCTATGTTCCACTGTGTATTTTCAGATATTTTACTTTTATCATATATCTGAGGCGGTATAATTTTGATTGTGTGGGATCTTACATCAAAAGAAACCAATGTATCATTCTGAGAAAATGATATTTGATTAATTAAAACTAAGAAGAAAATAGAAAGTCCTAAGGTCAGTTTCATCTGTTGTCCGAACTATTCTGTTCATAGAAAATTGGATGATATTCTTATTTCAGGACTACATTTCAGCTACAAAAAATCGCCTTTCGGCGATAAATTGTGAAACCATTGTACACCCGGAGGGATTTGAACCCCCAACCCTCAGATTCGAAGTCTGATGCTCTATCCAGTTGAGCTACGGATGCATTATTTTTTGAATTTGAACCCAAAGCGAAACCCCCTTGGGGTTGAGCTACGGATGCAAAAGCGAATATTTTTCTTTATAGATTCCGCATTCGCTGTGCTCTGCGGTTCCGCTTTTTGAATCCCGTTCAGGTGGAATCCAGAAACGGGAGATTCTCAAAACTTCTGCCACTCGCTCCGCTCGTGGGAAGTTTTGGAAGTTGAACTACGGATGCAAATTTTTTCTAAAAATCTTAAAGCGAAATCCCTTTGGGATTGCTTGTCCGCCATGCTTCACCTTTTGGCGGGAACTACGGATGCGTTAAATTTGAAACGAATGTGAAACAATATACAAAATAATGAAAATCAGTGCAAGAAATAGAGATTGAATTCTGAAATAGTAGAGGAAATCGCTCCTTAGTTTTTAAATTTTTCCGCTGTACGGAGTCCCGTACTGCGGGACTCCGCCTAAAAACAGCTCGTAATAACTAAATGTTGAAAACAGCTTCTCGTATTATTAATCTTATGCCTTGTTACTATTTGACGTATAGCATTTTTTTCGATTCAACAAATGCTTTTGAAAGCAGTCTGTAAAAATAGACTCCAGACGAGACTGATCTGCCGTTTTGATCTGTTCCATCCCATTTCACGGTGTAGCGTCCCGGATCTTGTTCCTCGTAGACAAGAGTCTTTATTTTTTGACCAAGAAGATTGTATACCTGAATGATCATCTTTGTTTGATGCATACCATCAGGGATATCATACTGTATCGTTGTCGAACCGTTGAATGGATTCGGATAGTTTTGTGACAACCGAAATGTTGTCGGATACGTATTGACCGGTGCTGTTACTTTTTCGACATGTGATTCGATAGATGTATTCGAAATCAATGCAAAGATAACCTGCATAGAATCAATCATATCCTGCGAAGTGATCATCGGAAGTCTGAAGAGAGATCCACTCCCCGGTTGAATCTCATTATTCTGCAAATTGTATACAATGACTCGTACTTCTTTATTTTGAGTAGAGACATACACTTGCATCGGTTCGGCACGTTTCATAATGAGATTCGTTGATGTAATATTTTTTGTCGAATCTTTCAGCGTCAACCGAAGTTCCATACCGCGGACCGGAACGGTGTTGACCATATTTATTCTTAAACCATATTGGGTTGCTTCAAAAACAGTCGAGGCATTGTCAAAGACTTTCTTCTTTGATGCAACCACGGGAGAAATAAATTCACTATAGACATTCTCATCAACAAATATTGATGGTAACAGCGTATGTGTGAGTAACGATCTGGAAAGAAGCGTCTCGCGGATAAAAGCAATATCCGTCGTATCAATATTTCCATCATGATTATAATCTGCTTTTATCGAATCTGATGTTGATAAAGTAATCTTATTGTTGATAAAATCGACGAGCGATGTTATATCCGCAATATTTACTTCAATATCCTTATTGATATCGCCATAAACATAGTAGGCATTTGCCGAGAACATTTTTGAAGGAACATTGCCGACCGTCGCATTCACGGAATATGTTCCGGCACGTTCACCTAAACGCAAGAATGTTTTTGCGTTTCCGTTCGAATCCGACAATGTAAGTGAATCGCGAAGAGTTTGTTTCTTGGCAAATTCCGGTGCCGATGCCATTCGGAAAAATACTGTGTCGTTGGGAACAGGATTATTACCGCGGTCGCGAATTGTCACCACAAATGCGGTATCCAATTCTGTTTCTGTCGGATTCACCTGGTGATCTCCAAAGATCTGCATCATGGTAGCAGCAGTACCATTTGTTGCTTGTGCCGTAAATATTGTTTCAAGAAGTGCTTGTCCAACAATTTTATTGGATGTTTTCTTTCCCTTCTTTCCTTCAATGTCGGCTGCTTCATTCTGTGCCGGGGTCGCGGTGAATGCCCGCACTGAATATGTCCCAACTTTGCTGCCAAGTGTTAACTGAGATGATGCAAATCCGGAAGAGTCGGAAGGCTGAGAATCTCGGCTAAGAATGGCGCTCGTATCTCCAGCCGGCCTTCCGATGACAGCAAAACGAATATTCGTTAACGGAACCGCATTTTCACCAATATCCACAACACGAACGGTAAACGGAATATCCAAAGGAGTAAAGATCGGCTTCGTTTGATTTAGTCCAACATTCGGTACCATTGCAACCGCTGCGCCGTGCAATGCGATGGCGGTAAAGATCGTATCGGATATTCCGGCACTGCGTACTCTGATTCTGTACGTTCCGACTTTATTGCCAAGGATAAATGTTGCGCGAACCGTGCCATTTACATCGGACGTTGGATCACTTATTATTAATCGCTGTCCAGTGGCATTAACGGGAACCGCATCAATGCTAAACTGTACCGTCGAACCAGGAACTCCATTACCGCCGATATCAGAAAGATGGAGAACAATTTCATTCTGAAGCTGAGTAATTATCTGCGCTGATTGCCCGTTACCGGAAAGCTGTGTAAACGATACCGCTGCCCCGGGTCTTGCGGATGCAATAAATGAAACAATCAGATTATCATTCACTCGAGCGTTGACTTTGTACTCTCCGACTTTATTTCCGAGCGTTAATCGGGTTGTTGCAAGTCCGGAAGTATCTGTAGTATCGGCAGTATTGCTGATTGATTGTCCGATTGAATTTAGATTCGGAATTGAATCAATGGAAAACATCACCGTTGCCTGAGGAACATTGTTTCCATTAGCATCACGTACTTGAACAACAAATTCCGAAGTTAATGTTTGGCCGATTACCG
Proteins encoded in this window:
- a CDS encoding T9SS type A sorting domain-containing protein, whose amino-acid sequence is MKLTLGLSIFFLVLINQISFSQNDTLVSFDVRSHTIKIIPPQIYDKSKISENTQWNIGSLSGLSHLPLIKPSNVFPGAGFTDFTPAQKLFSVSDYPIRTAVKIIAYKNGQSFPTCSGILVSKDLVLTASHCLYNIFDSTNISSFIDSVLVIPGFDNGKENQLLNKSFSSTYIIPKINIDDYYLSQDVALIKVREPIGLSIGWIGISFYQQDSSLKNKVLHKFSYPGTIDRDDSTRIFNGDTLYYNYGILDVINKDGIGYNINGIEGQSGSSLFLSDNVSYFSIGVLNWAGNSMHYRFSKPMYYAFKYIIQGTQNGIVKSSNIQLEYSISNAYPNPFNPTTSFVYSLKSDAFVKLELIDILGRHVQYILSENKSKGIYTQSINAENLPSGIYFLRFCANEYYEIKKIILLK
- a CDS encoding FlgD immunoglobulin-like domain containing protein — encoded protein: MILNNAKNRLRGLSWRDKLFNTPRDGISTTNTSSMKYNGEVLKENNIGYLSIQRIAMCRLLRTIVSSVKKLTVKRIVCIQLFIIIVSCISSAQDLVNTGTITNNGVLKVKNQLVGLPSEMKGTVELIGSDQSLPAANYKHVRLMGTGTKTTTGGNLSISGNLTIATPVTLNIAKGNMITLGDTLFELGILKGAIKKTVNLTGDTTSSTFGNIGKTISWISNAPGSTSVLRASDSVQFGNGQQSIRRYYEIQPTDATAIGTVVFKFADSELNGQDINNLQLWRSADNGSTWQRHIPVVDTLLKTLTKSNVPLKGLWTATDTTHALGPLNGGAGIPASIANANTVPNEQVILTTLDTLKVLITDIFGSPVNNVAVKFEIDSMPAPNAGAALSNINVVTNSSGIASTLFMLGNKVGTYEVIATSPNLDTVRMTVKAKHGAAQSLDSIPIPLQVKPILTQLDTAFTVVVSDIGGNPVDSALVQFAIVHTPSGSFGDGLTAQSTRTDISGHASTRLTLGSKIGQYTVSAKIAGVSDTVTFIANATVGAPDQLAISGGINQSGENGKPLNDPFIVTVLDQGGNPVPNDTIEFRILTVPSNGAQLSSTGGITNSLGQASTVLTLGTKVGNYLVGANSTTLGQSQSLSFVGNALAGSASVLASIQGNNQSAVIGQTLTSEFVVQVRDANGNNVPQATVMFSIDSIPNLNSIGQSISNTADTTDTSGLATTRLTLGNKVGEYKVNARVNDNLIVSFIASARPGAAVSFTQLSGNGQSAQIITQLQNEIVLHLSDIGGNGVPGSTVQFSIDAVPVNATGQRLIISDPTSDVNGTVRATFILGNKVGTYRIRVRSAGISDTIFTAIALHGAAVAMVPNVGLNQTKPIFTPLDIPFTVRVVDIGENAVPLTNIRFAVIGRPAGDTSAILSRDSQPSDSSGFASSQLTLGSKVGTYSVRAFTATPAQNEAADIEGKKGKKTSNKIVGQALLETIFTAQATNGTAATMMQIFGDHQVNPTETELDTAFVVTIRDRGNNPVPNDTVFFRMASAPEFAKKQTLRDSLTLSDSNGNAKTFLRLGERAGTYSVNATVGNVPSKMFSANAYYVYGDINKDIEVNIADITSLVDFINNKITLSTSDSIKADYNHDGNIDTTDIAFIRETLLSRSLLTHTLLPSIFVDENVYSEFISPVVASKKKVFDNASTVFEATQYGLRINMVNTVPVRGMELRLTLKDSTKNITSTNLIMKRAEPMQVYVSTQNKEVRVIVYNLQNNEIQPGSGSLFRLPMITSQDMIDSMQVIFALISNTSIESHVEKVTAPVNTYPTTFRLSQNYPNPFNGSTTIQYDIPDGMHQTKMIIQVYNLLGQKIKTLVYEEQDPGRYTVKWDGTDQNGRSVSSGVYFYRLLSKAFVESKKMLYVK